A portion of the candidate division WOR-3 bacterium genome contains these proteins:
- a CDS encoding PDZ domain-containing protein, with protein sequence MREGFYFGGVVFFLIHLLLFFPTASAESVPAGPALEFTDDENAAEIAVAKIKPALVRLHVVTVYDDQGREVKYESVGSGVIITEEGHIITNHHVAGRAKRIVCTLANKEEIEAELVGTDPLADISVVKLLPNKKRKFPFAQFGDSDELKVGDRVFAMGSPLALSQSVTSGIVSNTELVIPEVFWPFRFTLEGEDVGSLVRWIGHDAAIYPGNSGGPLVNAEGDIVGINEISLGIGGAIPGNLAKKIASELIAHGRVRRSWFGFEVQPLLKHGNQKEGILISGVIDGSPAQDAGFSPGDVLVRFKGKDICVRFAEELPMFNQLLMDCPIGEPVEAVVIRNGAEITLHVTPREREYVLPKTVELKKWGITVRDVSLFIAKELKRDNQDGVLVTSVRPGGPCGEAKPAVIQGDIIVRVNDRSIRNVKELVELTEKITDITPMLVTFERKDERHLTVVEVGIKEVEAQGEELRKAWLGVAIQVLTKDIARSLGIEGCKGVRITQVFKKTPAERAGIKVGDIIVAVDGDSVSATNPADIDVFPVMIRRHKIGSRVVLTVLRDDKKFDLTVELGKSPVPPNEVKRYRDTNFELVVRDIAFMDRVEQKWDDKMKGVLVDEVSSGGWAALAHLAVGDLIVMMDNKTVADVESFRRIMSEVKEKKSRSVVLQVIRGIHSFFIEIEPNWEQGNR encoded by the coding sequence ATGAGAGAAGGATTTTATTTTGGCGGGGTCGTTTTTTTCTTAATTCATTTACTCTTGTTCTTTCCGACAGCATCCGCCGAAAGTGTCCCCGCTGGTCCGGCATTAGAATTTACGGATGATGAGAACGCCGCTGAAATCGCGGTTGCAAAGATAAAGCCGGCGTTGGTGAGACTCCATGTGGTGACGGTTTACGATGATCAGGGGCGTGAAGTGAAGTACGAGTCGGTCGGGAGCGGAGTGATTATTACAGAAGAAGGACATATCATCACAAACCACCATGTGGCGGGCAGGGCGAAGCGGATAGTGTGTACGCTCGCAAATAAAGAGGAGATTGAAGCCGAATTGGTCGGGACCGACCCCCTGGCGGACATTTCCGTGGTCAAACTGCTGCCGAACAAAAAAAGAAAATTTCCGTTTGCACAATTCGGCGACTCGGATGAGTTGAAAGTAGGGGACAGGGTGTTTGCCATGGGTAGTCCCCTGGCACTTTCCCAGTCCGTGACCTCGGGTATCGTGAGTAATACAGAATTGGTGATTCCCGAGGTATTCTGGCCGTTCAGATTCACCCTCGAAGGAGAAGACGTCGGTTCTCTGGTGAGATGGATCGGACACGATGCAGCGATCTATCCGGGAAACTCGGGCGGTCCTCTTGTGAATGCCGAGGGAGATATCGTCGGGATAAATGAAATCAGTCTGGGTATAGGCGGTGCCATACCCGGCAATCTGGCGAAGAAGATTGCTTCTGAGTTGATTGCTCATGGAAGAGTCCGGCGCAGCTGGTTCGGTTTTGAGGTTCAGCCGCTTTTAAAACACGGTAATCAGAAAGAAGGGATTTTGATCAGCGGTGTCATCGACGGTTCACCGGCGCAGGATGCCGGTTTTTCACCGGGTGACGTGCTTGTCAGATTCAAGGGAAAAGATATCTGCGTTCGTTTTGCAGAGGAACTTCCGATGTTCAATCAACTCCTTATGGATTGCCCGATAGGAGAGCCGGTGGAAGCCGTCGTCATACGCAACGGTGCAGAGATAACTTTACATGTCACCCCGCGGGAACGGGAATATGTGTTGCCGAAGACAGTGGAGCTCAAGAAATGGGGGATTACTGTACGGGATGTCTCTCTTTTTATCGCCAAGGAACTCAAAAGGGATAATCAGGACGGCGTGCTCGTCACCTCGGTGCGGCCGGGCGGGCCCTGTGGTGAAGCGAAACCGGCTGTTATCCAGGGTGATATAATCGTCAGGGTCAATGACCGCTCGATTAGAAATGTAAAGGAACTGGTTGAGTTGACCGAGAAGATCACTGATATAACCCCCATGCTGGTGACCTTTGAACGGAAGGATGAACGCCATCTTACTGTTGTCGAGGTGGGCATCAAAGAGGTCGAGGCACAGGGTGAAGAGTTGAGAAAGGCATGGCTCGGTGTGGCGATACAGGTGTTGACAAAGGATATCGCCAGGTCACTCGGCATTGAGGGTTGTAAAGGCGTACGAATTACCCAGGTTTTTAAGAAGACACCTGCTGAACGTGCGGGGATCAAGGTGGGAGATATAATTGTGGCGGTTGACGGCGATTCTGTGTCCGCCACCAATCCTGCGGATATCGATGTCTTTCCGGTTATGATACGAAGGCACAAGATCGGTTCCCGGGTTGTACTTACAGTATTACGTGATGATAAAAAATTTGATTTGACCGTGGAACTCGGAAAGTCACCTGTTCCGCCGAATGAGGTGAAACGCTACCGCGACACGAATTTTGAACTGGTGGTGCGGGATATCGCTTTTATGGACCGCGTGGAACAGAAATGGGACGACAAAATGAAAGGGGTGCTGGTGGATGAGGTGAGCAGTGGAGGCTGGGCAGCACTCGCCCACTTAGCAGTGGGTGATCTGATCGTTATGATGGATAATAAGACCGTCGCCGACGTCGAATCGTTCAGACGGATTATGTCTGAAGTCAAAGAGAAGA
- a CDS encoding ABC transporter ATP-binding protein — protein sequence MHIVEVVGLHKRFNKKSAIKNLNLSIEKRELFGLIGPDGAGKTTLLRLLAGVLTPDQGTIECCAVDVVANPEAVKKKIGVVPQEFSLYHDLTVEENLNFFAKMYGVGDEESTRRKEKLLQIMNLKPFRKRRAENLSGGMQKKLALICSLLHTPPLLLLDEPTTGIDPISRRELWDFFYELIDDGATIIISTPYMDEAERCSKVGFLYEGELLLFDDPLRIKERYPYHIFELRGPDILKMKIDIFPEQLQILDLYPVGDTLHLITKDPVGKKLQQFFKEKTWKVQVKRIGTNFEDVFVSVIKREYEDH from the coding sequence ATGCACATCGTTGAAGTCGTCGGGCTTCATAAACGATTCAATAAAAAATCGGCGATAAAAAATCTGAACCTCTCGATCGAAAAAAGAGAACTCTTCGGTCTGATAGGACCGGACGGCGCCGGTAAGACCACCCTTTTAAGACTCCTCGCCGGTGTTCTCACACCTGATCAGGGCACAATCGAATGTTGCGCAGTCGACGTTGTGGCGAATCCCGAGGCGGTGAAAAAGAAGATCGGAGTCGTACCCCAGGAGTTTTCTTTATACCACGATTTGACAGTGGAAGAAAACCTGAATTTTTTCGCAAAGATGTACGGGGTCGGCGATGAAGAGAGTACCAGACGGAAAGAAAAGCTGCTTCAAATCATGAACCTGAAGCCGTTTCGAAAACGGCGTGCCGAAAATCTTTCCGGAGGCATGCAGAAGAAACTCGCCCTCATCTGTTCCCTTCTCCATACACCACCATTACTTCTACTCGATGAACCCACCACCGGCATCGATCCCATATCACGAAGAGAACTATGGGATTTCTTCTATGAACTCATCGACGACGGTGCAACGATCATCATCTCGACACCTTACATGGATGAAGCGGAGCGCTGTTCAAAAGTAGGTTTTCTCTATGAAGGTGAATTGCTCCTCTTTGACGACCCCCTGAGAATAAAAGAACGTTATCCCTATCACATATTTGAACTCAGAGGGCCGGATATTTTAAAGATGAAGATCGACATCTTCCCCGAACAACTGCAGATACTCGATCTCTATCCGGTCGGAGACACCCTCCACCTTATAACTAAAGACCCTGTCGGCAAAAAGTTGCAGCAATTTTTTAAAGAGAAAACCTGGAAGGTGCAGGTCAAACGTATCGGGACGAACTTTGAAGATGTCTTCGTCTCCGTGATAAAACGGGAATATGAAGATCATTGA
- a CDS encoding cold-shock protein, with product MPTYGNVKWFDSKKGFGFIAKEDGSGDVFVHFTDIVGEGYRTLHEGERVKFEITQSPKGEKATQVERVERE from the coding sequence GTGCCAACCTACGGAAACGTGAAATGGTTCGACAGTAAAAAGGGTTTTGGTTTCATCGCGAAAGAAGACGGCAGTGGTGATGTATTCGTCCATTTTACCGATATAGTTGGAGAAGGATATCGCACCCTCCATGAAGGTGAGAGGGTTAAGTTTGAGATTACACAATCTCCGAAAGGAGAGAAAGCCACCCAGGTTGAACGTGTCGAACGAGAATAA
- a CDS encoding efflux RND transporter periplasmic adaptor subunit yields MKKQIFLIVVILIIIAAVLVLLFTGERKTAITGSGMIEVEEVDISARINGRIEKLTAAEGDLVEKGDTLGVIEHRELLTRQRKALTGLNAAKLSLEEIRLKKEDFKKDLERIRELYAVGNVAKKELENYELQYRLLKMNEEKAKENIEGVSADLELIKTQLENAFITSPISGVVLARNFEEGEAVFVGARIFRIGDLNRAWLKIYLPETEIGKISLGSEAEVHVDAYPDEVYKGRVTWISREAEFTPKNIQTKEERADLVFAVKITIPNPEQKLLPGMPADAEILENAHR; encoded by the coding sequence ATGAAAAAACAAATTTTTCTCATAGTCGTCATCTTGATAATCATCGCAGCCGTACTGGTCCTGCTCTTCACCGGAGAAAGAAAAACAGCGATAACCGGCTCCGGTATGATCGAAGTGGAAGAAGTCGACATCTCCGCCAGGATCAACGGCAGGATAGAAAAGTTGACTGCTGCAGAAGGAGATCTCGTTGAAAAAGGAGATACGCTCGGCGTCATCGAACACCGTGAACTGCTCACCCGACAGCGAAAGGCACTCACCGGTCTAAATGCCGCGAAGTTGTCCTTAGAAGAGATCAGATTGAAAAAAGAAGATTTCAAAAAAGACCTGGAAAGAATTCGTGAACTCTACGCCGTCGGCAATGTCGCGAAGAAGGAATTGGAGAATTATGAACTTCAATACCGACTTCTGAAGATGAATGAAGAAAAGGCAAAAGAGAATATCGAAGGGGTATCAGCCGACCTGGAACTGATCAAGACCCAGCTTGAAAACGCCTTTATTACAAGCCCTATCTCCGGCGTCGTACTCGCGCGGAATTTTGAAGAAGGAGAAGCGGTCTTCGTCGGAGCGAGGATATTCCGCATCGGCGATTTAAATCGTGCCTGGTTGAAAATCTATCTGCCGGAGACTGAAATCGGTAAAATATCACTGGGGTCAGAGGCTGAAGTCCATGTGGATGCATACCCCGACGAAGTATACAAAGGCAGGGTCACCTGGATATCCAGGGAAGCGGAGTTCACACCGAAAAACATCCAGACAAAGGAGGAGCGGGCAGACCTCGTCTTCGCAGTTAAGATTACGATTCCCAATCCTGAGCAGAAATTGTTACCGGGGATGCCTGCCGATGCCGAGATCTTAGAAAATGCACATCGTTGA